One Cellulomonas sp. WB94 genomic window, AGTGCGCGGAACGCCTGACCGCGGTGGCTGATCGCGTTCTTCTCGGCCGGGGTGAGCTCCGCGCACGTGCGCGTCTCGCCCTCCGGGATCAGCACCGGGTCGTAGCCGAACCCGCCGGTGCCGCGTGCCGCGAGCGCGAGACGGCCCACGAGGTGACCGATCTCGACGTGCTCGGTGCCGTCCGGCGTGACGAGGGCCGCGGCGCAGGTGAACCGGGCTCCGCGGTGCTCAGGGGCGATGTCCTCGAGCTGCGCGAGCAGCAGGTCGAGGTTCGCGACGTCGTCGCCGTGCCGGCCGGCCCAGCGTGCCGAGAAGATGCCGGGCGCGCCGCCCAGCACGTCGACGCAGAGGCCCGAGTCGTCAGCGAGTGCAGGCAGGCCGGTGAACGCCGCGAGGGCACGCGCCTTGAGCAGCGCGTTCGCGGCGAACGTCAGCCCGTCCTCGACGGGTTCCGGTGCGCCCAGGTCGCGCGCGCCCACGAGGTCCACGGGGTCGAGGCCGGGCAGCAGGGGGGCGAGGATCGCCCGCAGCTCGCCGACCTTGTGCGGGTTGTGCGTGGCGAGGACGAGCCGAGGAGCGCTCGCGCTCACGCGCCGGTCCCGGACGCACCGACCGGGAGCGTCAGGCCGCGGGTCGCGCTGCCGTCCGACGCCGGTGCCGCGAGCGCCGCGAGCTGGATGCGGTTGAGCTCTGCGGTGCCCGCGACCGCCAGGTCGAGCAGGACGTCGAGCTCGCGCCGGTCGAACGGGGCGTGCTCCGCGGTGCCCTGGACCTCGACGAACGTGCCCGCGCCGGTGACGACGACGTTCATGTCGGTCTGGGCGCGGACGTCCTCGACGTACGGCAGGTCGAGCATCGGGACGCCGTCGATGATGCCGACGCTCACGGCGGCGACCGAGTCACGCAGCACGGTGCGCCGGGCGTTGATGGCGCCCTTCTCGACGCCCCACGCGACGGCGTCCGCGAGCGCGACGTAGGCGCCCGTGATTGCCGCGGTACGGGTCCCGCCGTCGGCCTGCAGGACGTCGCAGTCGAGCACGATCGTGTTCTCACCGAGCGCCGAGACGTCGATGATCGCGCGCAGCGAGCGGCCGATGAGCCGGGAGATCTCGTGGGTGCGGCCGCCGACCTTCCCGCGCACCGACTCGCGGTCCGAGCGGGTCGAGGTCGCCCGCGGGAGCATCGCGTACTCGGCGGTCACCCATCCCTCACCGGAGCCCTTGCGCCAGCGCGGCACACCCTCGGTGAAGGAGGCGACGCACAGCACCTTCGTGCCGCCGAACTCGACGAGGACGCTGCCCTCGCCGGCGTCGAGGAAGCGGCGGGTGATGGTGACCGGGCGCAGCTCGTCGGGGCGGCGGCCGTCGGCCCGCAGGGCCGTGGTGGAAGACGTCATGCGGACGAGCCTAACCGTGGGCTCCCCCACGGCCTGCCATCGTCAGAGCGTGTACACGGCGCCCGGGGCGGCCAGGTCGATCGGTCCGGCGTAGACGTTGCGCGCCTCGGCGAGCGTCACCTGCGGGTCGTTCCAGTCGACCAGGTGCGTCAGGACGAGGCGCCCGACGCCGCCGTCGGCCGCGACCAGACCCGCGCGCCGGCCCGTGAGGTGCACGCCGCGCGACGCGTCATCCCGACCCTCGACGTACGCGGCCTCTGCGAGAAGCAGGTCCGCGCCCGCAGCGAGGGCCGCGACGCCGTCGCACAGGTCGGTGTCCCCCGTGTAGGCGATCGTCACGGAGCGTCCGGGCTCGAGGGACGACGGACCGGTCACCCGGATGCCGAACGCCGGGATCGGGTGGGCGACCTCGACCGGCTCGAGCGTGAACGGGCCGACGTTGATCGAGACGCCCGGCGCCCACTCGCGCACGTCGAACTGCTCGGAGACCGTGGTCGCCGGGTCCTTGCCCGCCATCACGGCCAACCGTTCGGCCGTCCCCGCCGGGCCGTACAGCGGCACCTGGTCGCACGCACCCTGCGGCCGGTAGCGCCGCAGGACGTTGAGCACGATGAGGTCCGCGACGTGGTCGGAGTGCAGGTGGGATACGG contains:
- a CDS encoding MBL fold metallo-hydrolase; translated protein: MRLVVLGCAGSFPSADAAASGYLVQAEAPDVDGADRTWTVLLDLGNGALGPLQRYGDPTALDVIAVSHLHSDHVADLIVLNVLRRYRPQGACDQVPLYGPAGTAERLAVMAGKDPATTVSEQFDVREWAPGVSINVGPFTLEPVEVAHPIPAFGIRVTGPSSLEPGRSVTIAYTGDTDLCDGVAALAAGADLLLAEAAYVEGRDDASRGVHLTGRRAGLVAADGGVGRLVLTHLVDWNDPQVTLAEARNVYAGPIDLAAPGAVYTL
- the rdgB gene encoding RdgB/HAM1 family non-canonical purine NTP pyrophosphatase translates to MSASAPRLVLATHNPHKVGELRAILAPLLPGLDPVDLVGARDLGAPEPVEDGLTFAANALLKARALAAFTGLPALADDSGLCVDVLGGAPGIFSARWAGRHGDDVANLDLLLAQLEDIAPEHRGARFTCAAALVTPDGTEHVEIGHLVGRLALAARGTGGFGYDPVLIPEGETRTCAELTPAEKNAISHRGQAFRALAPAIAVALGG
- the rph gene encoding ribonuclease PH — protein: MTSSTTALRADGRRPDELRPVTITRRFLDAGEGSVLVEFGGTKVLCVASFTEGVPRWRKGSGEGWVTAEYAMLPRATSTRSDRESVRGKVGGRTHEISRLIGRSLRAIIDVSALGENTIVLDCDVLQADGGTRTAAITGAYVALADAVAWGVEKGAINARRTVLRDSVAAVSVGIIDGVPMLDLPYVEDVRAQTDMNVVVTGAGTFVEVQGTAEHAPFDRRELDVLLDLAVAGTAELNRIQLAALAAPASDGSATRGLTLPVGASGTGA